One Lycium barbarum isolate Lr01 chromosome 5, ASM1917538v2, whole genome shotgun sequence genomic window carries:
- the LOC132639480 gene encoding LOW QUALITY PROTEIN: uncharacterized protein LOC132639480 (The sequence of the model RefSeq protein was modified relative to this genomic sequence to represent the inferred CDS: substituted 2 bases at 2 genomic stop codons), protein MPRSRINGNFIDQTFSIVANILLRRFCITGQSYSTSANRQHRGRSATPRNQQHENFVLSQPFPXRAWDXKNGWDNKHPSRSSFGYPYNHRRLLK, encoded by the exons ATGCCTAGATCACGGATAAATGGAAATTTTATTGATCAGACCTTTTCAATTGTAGCCAATATCTTATTACGA AGGTTCTGTATTACGGGTCAATCCTACTCTACTAGCGCTAATAGGCAGCATAGGGGAAGAAGCGCTACACCTAGGAATCAACAACACGAAAACTTTGTTCTAAGTCAGCCCTTTCCTTAGCGGGCTTGGGACTAAAAGAATGGTTGGGACAACAAACATCCATCTCGTTCGTCCTTTGGATACCCGTATAACCATCGAAGGCTATTGAAGTGA
- the LOC132640955 gene encoding NAD(P)H-quinone oxidoreductase subunit K, chloroplastic has product MGNEFRRIGCICIYRSFHFRADLNYWFSLCMAKGGIGMVLAPEYSDNKKKNGKNKIETVMNSIQFPLLDRTAQNSVISTTLNDLSNWSRLSSLWPLLYGTSCCFIEFASLIGSRFDFDRYGLVPRSSPRQADLILTAGTVTMKMAPSLVRLYEQMPEPKYVIAMGACTITGGMFSTDSYSTVRGVDKLIPVDVYLPGCPPKPEAVIDAITKLRKKISRELYEDRIRSQRANRCFTTNHKFHVRRSIHTGNYDQRVLYQPPSTSEIPTEIFFKYKNSVSSPELVN; this is encoded by the coding sequence ATGGGCAATGAGTTTCGACGTATTGGGTGTATCTGTATTTATAGAAGCTTTCATTTTCGTGCTGATCTTAATTATTGGTTTAGTTTATGCATGGCGAAAGGGGGCATTGGAATGGTCTTAGCTCCTGAATATTCAGACAATAAAAAGAAAAACGGAAAAAATAAGATTGAGACAGTTATGAATTCCATTCAGTTTCCTTTACTTGATCGAACAGCCCAAAATTCAGTTATTTCAACTACATTAAATGATCTTTCAAATTGGTCAAGACTCTCTAGTTTATGGCCGCTTCTCTATGGTACCAGTTGTTGCTTCATTGAATTTGCTTCACTAATAGGCTCACGCTTCGACTTTGATCGTTATGGACTAGTACCAAGATCGAGTCCTAGACAAGCGGATCTAATTTTAACAGCCGGAACAGTAACAATGAAAATGGCCCCCTCTTTAGTGAGATTATATGAGCAAATGCCTGAACCAAAATATGTTATTGCTATGGGAGCCTGTACAATTACAGGCGGGATGTTCAGTACCGATTCTTATAGTACTGTTCGGGGAGTCGATAAGCTAATTCCTGTAGATGTATATTTGCCAGGTTGCCCACCTAAACCGGAAGCGGTTATAGATGCTATAACAAAACTTCGTAAGAAAATATCTCGAGAACTCTATGAAGATCGAATTAGGTCTCAACGAGCGAATCGGTGTTTTACTACCAATCACAAGTTTCATGTTCGACGCAGTATTCATACGGGAAATTATGATCAAAGAGTTCTTTATCAACCACCATCTACTTCAGAGATCCCTACGGAAATCTTTTTCAAATACAAAAATTCAGTATCTTCCCCCGAATTAGTGAATTAG
- the LOC132640953 gene encoding ribulose bisphosphate carboxylase large chain has protein sequence MSPQTETKASVGFKAGVKEYKLTYYTPEYQTKDTDILAAFRVTPQPGVPPEEAGAAVAAESSTGTWTTVWTDGLTSLDRYKGRCYRIERVIGEKDQYIAYVAYPLDLFEEGSVTNMFTSIVGNVFGFKALRALRLEDLRIPTAYVKTFQGPPHGIQVERDKLNKYGRPLLGCTIKPKLGLSAKNYGRAVYECLRGGLDFTKDDENVNSQPFMRWRDRFCFCAEALYKAQAETGEIKGHYLNATAGTCEEMMKRAIFARELGVPIVMHDYLTGGFTANTSLAHYCRDNGLLLHIHRAMHAVIDRQKNHGIHFRVLAKALRMSGGDHIHAGTVVGKLEGERDITLGFVDLLRDDFVEQDRSRGIYFTQDWVSLPGVLPVASGGIHVWHMPALTEIFGDDSVLQFGGGTLGHPWGNAPGAVANRVALEACVKARNEGRDLAQEGNEIIREACKWSPELAAACEVWKEIVFNFAAVDVLDKTVDISSK, from the coding sequence ATGTCACCACAAACAGAGACTAAAGCAAGTGTTGGATTCAAAGCTGGTGTTAAAGAGTACAAATTGACTTATTATACTCCTGAGTACCAAACCAAGGATACTGATATATTGGCAGCATTCCGAGTAACTCCTCAACCTGGAGTTCCACCTGAAGAAGCAGGGGCCGCGGTAGCTGCGGAATCTTCTACTGGTACATGGACAACTGTATGGACCGATGGACTTACCAGCCTTGATCGTTACAAAGGGCGATGCTACCGCATCGAGCGTGTTATTGGAGAAAAAGATCAATATATTGCTTATGTAGCTTACCCTTTAGACCTTTTTGAAGAAGGTTCTGTTACCAACATGTTTACTTCCATTGTAGGTAATGTATTTGGGTTCAAAGCCCTGCGCGCTCTACGTCTGGAAGATCTGCGAATCCCTACTGCTTATGTTAAAACTTTCCAAGGTCCGCCTCATGGGATCCAAGTTGAAAGAGATAAATTGAACAAGTATGGTCGTCCCCTGTTGGGATGTACTATTAAACCTAAATTGGGGTTATCCGCTAAAAACTACGGTAGAGCTGTTTATGAATGTCTTCGCGGTGGACTTGATTTTACCAAAGATGATGAGAACGTGAACTCACAACCATTTATGCGTTGGAGAGATCGTTTCTGCTTTTGTGCCGAAGCACTTTATAAAGCACAGGCTGAAACAGGTGAAATCAAAGGGCATTACTTGAATGCTACTGCAGGTACATGCGAAGAGATGATGAAAAGAGCTATATTTGCTAGAGAATTGGGTGTTCCGATCGTAATGCATGACTACTTAACGGGGGGATTCACCGCAAATACTAGCTTGGCTCATTATTGCCGAGATAATGGTCTACTTCTTCACATCCACCGTGCAATGCATGCGGTTATTGATAGACAGAAGAATCATGGTATCCACTTCCGGGTATTAGCAAAAGCGTTACGTATGTCTGGTGGAGATCATATTCACGCTGGTACCGTAGTAGGTAAACTTGAAGGTGAAAGAGACATAACTCTGGGCTTTGTTGATTTACTGCGTGATGATTTTGTTGAACAAGATCGAAGTCGCGGTATTTATTTCACTCAAGATTGGGTCTCTTTACCAGGTGTTCTACCCGTGGCTTCAGGAGGTATTCACGTTTGGCATATGCCTGCTCTGACCGAGATCTTTGGGGATGATTCCGTACTACAGTTCGGTGGAGGAACTTTAGGACATCCTTGGGGTAATGCGCCAGGTGCCGTAGCTAACCGAGTAGCTCTAGAAGCATGTGTAAAAGCTCGTAATGAAGGACGTGATCTTGCTCAGGAAGGTAATGAGATTATTCGCGAGGCTTGCAAATGGAGCCCGGAACTAGCTGCTGCTTGTGAGGTATGGAAAGAGATCGTATTTAATTTTGCAGCAGTAGACGTTTTGGATAAAACAGTAGACATTAGCAGCAAATAA
- the LOC132640958 gene encoding NAD(P)H-quinone oxidoreductase subunit J, chloroplastic produces MQGRLSAWLVKHGLIHRSLGFDYQGIETLQIKPEDWHSIAVIFYVYGYNYLRSQCAYDVAPGGLLASVYHLTRIEDGVDQPEEVCIKVFASRRNPRIPSVFWVWKSVDFQERESYDMLGISYDNHPRLKRILMPESWIGWPLRKDYIAPNFYEIQDAH; encoded by the coding sequence ATGCAGGGTCGTTTGTCTGCTTGGCTAGTCAAGCATGGGCTAATTCATAGATCTTTGGGCTTTGATTACCAAGGAATAGAGACTTTACAAATAAAGCCCGAGGATTGGCATTCCATTGCTGTcattttttatgtatatgggtACAATTATCTCCGCTCTCAATGTGCCTATGATGTAGCGCCTGGCGGGCTGTTAGCTAGTGTGTATCATCTTACGAGAATAGAGGATGGTGTGGATCAACCAGAAGAGGTATGCATAAAAGTATTTGCCTCCAGGAGGAATCCTAGAATTCCGTCTGTTTTCTGGGTTTGGAAAAGTGTGGATTTTCAAGAACGAGAATCATATGATATGTTGGGAATCTCTTATGATAATCATCCACGCTTGAAACGTATCTTAATGCCTGAAAGTTGGATAGGATGGCCCTTACGTAAGGATTATATTGCCCCCAATTTTTATGAAATACAAGATGCTCATTGA
- the LOC132639478 gene encoding uncharacterized protein LOC132639478, which yields MANNILARRGRWVQEDDGRAADRDMEMEEMRRTIQQLQTQLRRYQRQERRRIPKDDNEGSDINPFHDVDEDDSSDNSDFARRRQDDEFDHPKRRRTHIREKRDDVKVDVPDFDGKAQGDAFMDWLLTVERIFEFKDYSEEKKVKIAAIKLKGYASLWWENLKREREREGRGKIRTWEKMKRELRRRFIPDTYKQENYLKFYNLRQGDLTVENYTREFEYLMIKCDTREHEEQTIARYIGGLRLSIADAIRLQPYWTFNDVRKLAINVEQQQKEPKRSYPKKNYSNQGNNNIGAGNSKAIHRGNSSNSTNAKSDEKKPQGDSTRRKCFKCHGFGHLQADCPNRKPIMIVEEEDGADHEDNQESDQVDEEREDAEIEADEGACLVIQRSLHAGHKDEESCQRETLFHTRCTSHGKVCSVIIDGGSCTNAVSEEMVTKLGLKTEKHPKPCNIKWLQDGGGMKITKRCLVSFSIGKIYKDQIWCDVMSMDACHLLLGRPWQYDRRAHHDGYLNTYSFIVDGRKITLKPLHPRELNKKTKPMGDDALLTRSQVVGHINKGEPLYIAIAIEDSQEEEKELDARAKKLLTKFDDVISEDVPLELPPMRDIQHQIDLIPGASLPNKAAYRMNPTQQAELQRQVEELLERGLIRESLSPCAVPALLVPKKNGTWRMCVDSRAINKITIKYRFPIPRLDDLFDQLHGAKIFSKIDLKSGYHQIRMREGDEWKTAFKTTQGLYEWLVMPFGLSNAPSTFMRLMTHVFRPFMGKFVVVYFDDILVFSKEEFEHEKHLEKVFETLRREKLYAQLKKCIFYADNVCFLGYIVTSAGIQADPSKIEAILSWPTPRSISDIRSFHGMVSFYRRFIKDFSTLVAPITECLKGGIFKWNEAAQKSFELIKNKMTQAPILQLPNFNDLFEVECDASGVGIGGVLSQEGKPIAYFSEKLGGPKLRYSTYEKEFYAIVRVLQHWSHYLLPREFVLYSDHEALKYLNHQQKLNARHAKWKNPQTRCLESNKYQQSAFSASAGESFGGLYQQKKRRDF from the exons ATGGCTAATAATATACTAGCAagaagaggacgttgggttcaagaagatgaCGGAAGAGCAGCGGATCGTGACATGGAGATGGAAGAGATGAGAAGGACCATACAACAATTACAAACACAACTTCGACGTTACCAAAGGCAAGAACGACGAAGGATTCCTAAGGATGATAACGAAGGGTCTGATATTAATCCCTTTCatgatgttgatgaagatgacTCTAGCGATAATTCTGATTTTGCTAGGAGACGACAAGATGATGAATTTGATCATCCAAAAAGAAGGAGGACTCATATAAGGGAGAAAAGAGATGATGTGAAGGTTGATGTTCCTGATTTTGATGGAAAAGCCCAAGGGGATGCGTTTATGGATTGGTTACTCACTGTTGAACGAATCTTTGAGTTCAAGGACTACTCTGAGGAGAAAAAGGTGAAGATTGCTGCCATCAAGCTTAAAGGATATGCATCACTTTGGTGGGAGAATCTTAaacgagaaagagaaagagaaggtcGTGGAAAGATTCGAACGTGGGAGAAGATGAAAAGAGAACTGCGTAGACGTTTTATTCCTGATACATACAAGCAAGAAAACTATCTGAAGTTTTATAATCTTCGTCAAGGAGACCTAACCGTGGAAAACTATACTCGGGAGTTTGAATATCTCATGATTAAGTGTGATACTCGAGAACATGAGGAGCAAACTATAGCAAGGTACATTGGTGGGTTGCGGCTTTCCATCGCAGATGCTATTCGACTGCAACCTTATTGGACATTTAATGATGTGCGAAAACTTGCTATCAATGTTGAACAGCAACAAAAGGAGCCGAAAAGATCTTACCCCAAGAAGAACTATTCTAACCAGGGGAATAATAATATTGGTGCTGGGAATTCCAAGGCAATTCATAGAGGTAATTCTTCTAATTCAACTAATGCTAAGAGTGATGAGAAGAAACCTCAAGGGGATTCAACTAGGAGAAAGTGTTTTAAGTGCCACGGTTTTGGCCATCTACAAGCTGATTGTCCCAATCGAAAGCCTATTATGATAGTTGAGGAAGAAGATGGGGCTGATCATGAAGACAACCAAGAATCTGATCAAGTTGATGAGGAACGTGAGGATGCCGAAATTGAAGCCGATGAAGGTGCTTGTTTAGTTATTCAGAGAAGCTTACATGCTGGACATAAAGATGAAGAGTCATGTCAAAGAGAAACACTTTTCCACACTAGGTGTACTTCACATGGCAAGGTATGTTCTGTGATTATTGATGGTGGAAGTTGCACTAATGCTGTTTCGGAAGAGATGGTGACTAAATTGGGTTTGAAGACTGAGAAACATCCCAAGCCTTGCAACATTAAGTGGTTACAAGATGGTGGAGGTATGAAGATCACAAAAAGATGTTTGGTCTCTTTTTCAATCGGTAAAATCTATAAAGACCAGATTTGGTGTGATGTAATGAGtatggatgcttgccacttattacttggcagaccatggcaatatgataggcgTGCTCATCATGATGGATACCTTAACACCTATTCATTTATTGTTGATGGACGTAAGATAACTTTGAAACCATTGCACCCAAGAGAGCTTAATAAGAAGACCAAACCCATGGGTGATGATGCCTTATTGACCAGATCACAAGTTGTTGGCCACATTAATAAAGGAGAGCCATTGTATATTGCAATAGCTATAGAAGACTCACAAGAGGAGGAGAAAGAGTTAGATGCACGAGCCAAAAAGCTACTTACTAAGTTTGATGATGTGATCTCTGAGGATGTCCCATTAGAACTTCCACCTATGCGTGATATTCAACATCAAATTGACCTTATACCTGGGGCTTCTTTGCCGAACAAAGCTGCTTATAGGATGAATCCTACACAACAAGCTGAACTCCAAAGGCAAGTTGAAGAGTTACTAGAGAGGGGCTTAATAAGAGAGAGCCTTAGCCCTTGTGCTGTACCCGCTTTGCTTGTTCCTAAGAAAAATGGAACCTGGAGGATGTGTGTTGATAGCCGGGCAATCAACAAAATCACCATCAAGTATCGCTTTCCAATCCCTAGGTTAGacgatctatttgatcaattgcatggtgctaaaatcttttccaagattgatttgaagAGTGGATATCACCAGATTCGTATGAGAGAAGGTGATGAATGGAAGACTGCCTTCAAGACTACCCAAGGCTTGTATGAATGGTTggtaatgccttttggtttgtctaATGCTCCGAGCACATTCATGAGACTTATGACTCATGTGTTTAGACCATTCATGGGGAAGTTTgttgttgtttactttgatgatatcttAGTTTTTAGCAAGGAGGAATTTGAACATGAGAAACATTTGGAGAAGGTTTTTGAAACCTTAAGAAGGGAGAAGTtgtatgcacaactcaagaagtgCATCTTTTATGCTGATAACGTTTGCTTCCTTGGTTACATAGTAACTAGTGCTGGTATTCAAGCTGATCCAAGCAAAATAGAGGCAATCTTAAGTTGGCCAACTCCTAGGTCAATTTCAGACATAAGGAGTTTTCATGGAATGGTGTCCTTCTATAGACGGTTTATTAAAGATTTCAGCACGTTGGTTGCTCCTATAACTGAGTGTTTGAAGGGAGGCATATTCAAGTGGAATGAAGCTGCCCAAAAGAGTTTTGAATTGATCAAGAATAAGATGACACAAGCTCCTATCCTTCAGTTACCAAACTTTAATGATCTATTTGAAGTAgaatgtgatgcttcaggtgttggcatTGGAGGAGTCCTTAGTCAAGAAGGTAAACCCATTGCATACTTTAGTGAGAAGTTGGGTGGACCTAAGCTTAGGTATTCCACATATGAGAAAGAGTTTTATGCTATTGTTCGAGTTTTGCAACATTGGAGTCATTACTTGCTGCCCAGAGAGTTTGTTCTATATTCTGATCATGAGGCGCTAAAGTATCTTAATCATCAACAAAAACTCAACGCGAGGCATGCAAAATGG AAAAACCCCCAGACCAGATGTTTAGAATCAAACAAGTATCAACAGTCTGCTTTCTCTGCTTCTGCTGGGGAATCATTCGGCGGGTTATATCAACAGAAGAAAAGAAGAGATTTCTAG
- the LOC132640952 gene encoding ATP synthase subunit beta, chloroplastic, with product MRINPTTSGSGVSTLEKKNLGRVVQIIGPVLDVAFPPGKMPNIYNALVVQGRDSVDQPINVACEVQQLLGNNRVRAVAMSATEGLTRGMEVIDTGAPISVPVGGATLGRIFNVLGEPVDNLGPVDTSTMSPIHRSAPAFIQLDTKLSIFETGIKVVDLLAPYRRGGKIGLFGGAGVGKTVLIMELINNIAKAHGGVSVFGGVGERTREGNDLYMEMKESGVINEENFAESKVALVYGQMNEPPGARMRVGLTALTMAEYFRDVNEQDVLLFIDNIFRFVQAGSEVSALLGRMPSAVGYQPTLSTEMGSLQERITSTKEGSITSIQAVYVPADDLTDPAPATTFAHLDATTVLSRGLAAKGIYPAVDPLDSTSTMLQPRIVGEEHYETAQRVKQTLQRYKELQDIIAILGLDELSEEDRLLVARARKIERFLSQPFFVAEVFTGSPGKYVGLAETIRGFQLILSGELDGLPEQAFYLVGNIDEATAKAMNLEMESNLKK from the coding sequence atgagAATCAATCCTACTACTTCTGGTTCTGGGGTTTCCacgcttgaaaaaaaaaacctggGGCGTGTCGTCCAAATCATCGGTCCGGTACTAGATGTAGCCTTTCCCCCGGGCAAGATGCCGAATATTTATAACGCTCTGGTAGTTCAAGGTCGAGATAGTGTTGATCAACCAATTAATGTGGCTTGTGAGGTACAGCAATTATTAGGAAATAATCGAGTTAGGGCTGTAGCTATGAGTGCTACAGAGGGTCTAACGAGAGGAATGGAAGTGATTGACACAGGAGCTCCTATAAGTGTTCCGGTCGGGGGAGCGACTCTGGGACGAATTTTTAACGTGCTCGGAGAGCCTGTTGATAATTTAGGGCCTGTAGATACTAGTACAATGTCTCCTATTCATAGATCTGCGCCCGCCTTTATACAGTTGGATACAAAATTATCTATTTTTGAAACAGGAATTAAAGTAGTAGATCTTTTAGCCCCTTATCGCCGTGGAGGAAAAATCGGACTATTCGGGGGAGCTGGAGTGGGTAAAACAGTACTCATTATGGAATTGATTAACAATATTGCTAAAGCTCACGGGGGCGTATCCGTATTTGGCGGAGTGGGTGAACGTACTCGGGAAGGAAATGATCTTTACATGGAAATGAAAGAATCTGGAGTGATTAATGAAGAAAATTTTGCAGAATCAAAGGTGGCCCTAGTTTACGGTCAGATGAATGAACCGCCGGGAGCTCGTATGAGAGTTGGTTTGACTGCCCTAACTATGGCGGAATATTTCCGAGATGTTAATGAGCAAGACGTACTTCTATTTATTGACAATATCTTCCGTTTCGTCCAAGCAGGATCCGAAGTATCGGCCTTATTGGGTAGAATGCCTTCCGCTGTGGGTTATCAACCGACCCTGAGTACCGAAATGGGTTCTTTACAAGAAAGAATTACTTCTACCAAAGAAGGGTCCATAACCTCTATTCAAGCAGTTTATGTACCCGCAGACGATTTGACTGACCCTGCCCCTGCTACGACATTTGCACATTTAGATGCTACTACCGTACTATCAAGAGGATTGGCTGCCAAAGGTATTTATCCAGCAGTAGATCCTTTAGATTCAACGTCAACCATGCTTCAACCTCGGATCGTTGGTGAGGAACATTACGAAACCGCCCAAAGAGTTAAGCAAACTTTACAACGTTACAAAGAACTTCAGGACATTATAGCTATCCTTGGATTGGACGAATTGTCCGAAGAGGATCGTTTACTCGTAGCAAGAGCGCGAAAAATTGAGCGTTTCTTATCACAACCCTTTTTCGTAGCAGAAGTATTTACCGGTTCTCCAGGGAAATATGTTGGTCTAGCAGAAACAATTCGAGGATTTCAATTGATCCTTTCCGGAGAATTAGATGGTCTTCCTGAACAGGCCTTTTATTTGGTAGGTAATATCGATGAAGCTACCGCGAAGGCTATGAACTTAGAAATGGAGAGCAATTTGAAGAAATGA
- the LOC132640957 gene encoding photosystem I P700 chlorophyll a apoprotein A1-like: MIIRSPEPEVKILVDRDPVKTSFEEWARPGHFSRTIAKGPDTTTWIWNLHADAHDFDSHTSDLEEISRKVFSAHFGQLSIIFLWLSGMYFHGARFSNYEAWLSDPTHIGPSAQVVWPIVGQEILNGDVGGGFRGIQITSGFFQIWRASGITSELQLYCTAIGALVFAALMLFAG; encoded by the coding sequence ATGATTATTCGTTCGCCGGAACCAGAAGTTAAAATTTTGGTAGATAGGGATCCCGTAAAAACTTCTTTCGAGGAATGGGCCAGACCGGGTCATTTCTCAAGAACAATAGCTAAAGGGCCTGATACTACCACTTGGATCTGGAACCTACATGCCGATGCTCACGATTTCGATAGCCATACCAGTGATTTGGAGGAGATCTCTCGAAAAGTATTTAGTGCACATTTCGGTCAACTCTCCATCATCTTTCTTTGGCTGAGCGGCATGTATTTCCACGGTGCTCGTTTTTCTAATTATGAAGCGTGGCTAAGTGATCCAACTCACATTGGGCCTAGTGCCCAGGTGGTTTGGCCAATAGTGGGCCAAGAAATATTAAATGGTGACGTAGGCGGGGGTTTCCGAGGAATACAAATAACCTCTGGTTTTTTTCAGATTTGGCGAGCATCTGGAATAACTAGTGAATTACAACTCTATTGTACAGCAATTGGGGCATTGGTCTTTGCGGCGTTAATGCTTTTTGCTGGT